In a single window of the Nilaparvata lugens isolate BPH chromosome 1, ASM1435652v1, whole genome shotgun sequence genome:
- the LOC111056271 gene encoding protein boule-like isoform X4, translated as MSSYMPPKQQRNNKCVKSISEPSSNGSSPPASVNLTNGNNMSQVVNNNNLNNNNNNAPKYGTLVPNRVFVGGISSTTTETELCQLFSKYGNVKATKIIADRAGVSKGYGFVTFETDEEAKRLQSDADNIMLKERRLNIAPAIIKQAFPQRVFEATASPPPMPTQIYMSNNGIPYHFKNGTAFFQAPQMQAAPMPVAPEMYPGAAYMPAQAPQAYAPLMYPNQPVYINQYPHHYQPLPMQNPIMYSQQIASLNNGTESQSPISMSPHGTPQYFVPPPAAGEYYMPPVPAGQYPPYGPPPVMVATIPEQPALQYCTDAPTPAPAAVDQPSTYAPAEVQQQQHQHQQPQQQYRSMQQLHVQPYMQVQPMQVQAQSGANAPQPRRYQNGGRRSHTNNSNNAHHTHARKRESVLLDNGAAGDGCNQHAPPSTLPPTKDEQELCLSLKNLNVQ; from the exons ATGTCTTCATACATGCCACCGAAACAGCAGCGCAACAACAAG TGTGTTAAGAGCATCAGTGAGCCTTCCAGTAATGGTTCTTCACCCCCCGCCTCAGTCAATTTAACTAATGGAAATAACATGAGTCAAGTTGTCAACAATAATAatctgaataataataacaataatgcgCCGAAGTATGGTACATTAGTTCCGAATCGAGTATTTGTTGGTGGCATATCGTCCACCACGACTGAAACAGAATTGTGCCAACTATTTTCCAAGTATGGAAACGTTAAAGCCACCAAAATCATAGCTGATCGTGCGGGGGTGTCGAAAGGCTATGGTTTTGTTACTTTTGAAACTGATGAAGAAGCCAAGCGTCTGCAATCAGAT gCTGATAATATTATGCTTAAAGAAAGAAGATTGAACATTGCTCCCGCAATTATAAAACAG GCGTTCCCACAAAGAGTTTTTGAGGCAACTGCGTCGCCGCCCCCCATGCCGACGCAGATTTATATGTCCAATAATGGTATCCCATATCATTTCAAAAATGGGACAGCATTTTTCCAGGCTCCCCAAATGCAGGCAGCACCCATGCCAGTCGCACCCGAAATGTACCCAG gcGCAGCTTACATGCCTGCACAAGCGCCTCAGGCCTATGCACCCTTAATGTATCCAAACCAGCCGGTATACATTAATCAGTATCCCCACCATTACCAGCCTTTGCCG ATGCAGAATCCCATCATGTATTCGCAACAAATTGCTTCTTTAAACAACGGCACGGAATCCCAATCGCCGATATCCATGTCTCCACATGGCACCCCTCAATATTTTGTGCCGCCCCCGGCAGCCGGCGAGTACTACATGCCTCCAGTCCCCGCCGGCCAATATCCTCCCTATGGCCCCCCTCCTGTCATGGTGGCCACAATTCCCGAGCAGCCAGCGCTGCAATACTGCACTGATGCCCCCACCCCCGCCCCCGCCGCCGTCGATCAACCGTCCACCTATGCTCCCGCTGAG GTACAACAGCAGCAGCACCAGCACCAGCAGCCACAACAGCAATATAGAAGCATGCAGCAGCTGCATGTGCAGCCCTATATGCAGGTGCAGCCGATGCAGGTACAGGCGCAGAGCGGGGCAAATGCCCCTCAGCCGCGTCGCTACCAAAATGGTGGCCGACGTAGCCACACTAACAACAGCAACAACGCG CATCATACGCATGCGCGCAAAAGGGAAAGTGTGTTGTTGGACAATGGAGCTGCCGGGGACGGGTGCAACCAGCACGCCCCCCCTTCCACCCTGCCGCCCACCAAAGATGAGCAGGAACTTTGCTTGTCTCTGAAGAATTTAAATGTGCAATAA
- the LOC111056271 gene encoding polyadenylate-binding protein, cytoplasmic and nuclear isoform X2, which translates to MSSYMPPKQQRNNKCVKSISEPSSNGSSPPASVNLTNGNNMSQVVNNNNLNNNNNNAPKYGTLVPNRVFVGGISSTTTETELCQLFSKYGNVKATKIIADRAGVSKGYGFVTFETDEEAKRLQSDAFPQRVFEATASPPPMPTQIYMSNNGIPYHFKNGTAFFQAPQMQAAPMPVAPEMYPGAAYMPAQAPQAYAPLMYPNQPVYINQYPHHYQPLPMQNPIMYSQQIASLNNGTESQSPISMSPHGTPQYFVPPPAAGEYYMPPVPAGQYPPYGPPPVMVATIPEQPALQYCTDAPTPAPAAVDQPSTYAPAEVSPEQIVEEDAAPQEHQEQQATDAPAETPVVSLRNLEKVEDGGPTNHRSGYRNTNRRGGYRGGGPRHQLANTVPKYPFANNNSPMTCNKNNINETPRGGFRGGRGAYHRFSQNGGRRANTRSQTPSPSNTYPNQVSSPNPQVQQQQHQHQQPQQQYRSMQQLHVQPYMQVQPMQVQAQSGANAPQPRRYQNGGRRSHTNNSNNAHHTHARKRESVLLDNGAAGDGCNQHAPPSTLPPTKDEQELCLSLKNLNVQ; encoded by the exons ATGTCTTCATACATGCCACCGAAACAGCAGCGCAACAACAAG TGTGTTAAGAGCATCAGTGAGCCTTCCAGTAATGGTTCTTCACCCCCCGCCTCAGTCAATTTAACTAATGGAAATAACATGAGTCAAGTTGTCAACAATAATAatctgaataataataacaataatgcgCCGAAGTATGGTACATTAGTTCCGAATCGAGTATTTGTTGGTGGCATATCGTCCACCACGACTGAAACAGAATTGTGCCAACTATTTTCCAAGTATGGAAACGTTAAAGCCACCAAAATCATAGCTGATCGTGCGGGGGTGTCGAAAGGCTATGGTTTTGTTACTTTTGAAACTGATGAAGAAGCCAAGCGTCTGCAATCAGAT GCGTTCCCACAAAGAGTTTTTGAGGCAACTGCGTCGCCGCCCCCCATGCCGACGCAGATTTATATGTCCAATAATGGTATCCCATATCATTTCAAAAATGGGACAGCATTTTTCCAGGCTCCCCAAATGCAGGCAGCACCCATGCCAGTCGCACCCGAAATGTACCCAG gcGCAGCTTACATGCCTGCACAAGCGCCTCAGGCCTATGCACCCTTAATGTATCCAAACCAGCCGGTATACATTAATCAGTATCCCCACCATTACCAGCCTTTGCCG ATGCAGAATCCCATCATGTATTCGCAACAAATTGCTTCTTTAAACAACGGCACGGAATCCCAATCGCCGATATCCATGTCTCCACATGGCACCCCTCAATATTTTGTGCCGCCCCCGGCAGCCGGCGAGTACTACATGCCTCCAGTCCCCGCCGGCCAATATCCTCCCTATGGCCCCCCTCCTGTCATGGTGGCCACAATTCCCGAGCAGCCAGCGCTGCAATACTGCACTGATGCCCCCACCCCCGCCCCCGCCGCCGTCGATCAACCGTCCACCTATGCTCCCGCTGAG GTGTCACCTGAGCAAATTGTGGAGGAAGACGCTGCTCCTCAGGAGCACCAAGAGCAGCAGGCCACCGACGCGCCCGCCGAAACACCTGTGGTTTCGTTAAGAAACCTTGAAAAGGTTGAAGATGGTGGGCCTACGAACCACCGTAGCGGCTATCGTAACACTAATCGAAGGGGGGGCTATAGAGGTGGCGGTCCACGCCATCAACTTGCAAATACGGTACCAAAGTACCCTTTTGCAAACAATAATAGTCCTATGAcatgtaataaaaataatattaacgaAACTCCGAGGGGTGGGTTTAGGGGAGGTCGAGGTGCATACCACCGGTTTAGTCAGAACGGTGGGAGGCGGGCCAACACCCGCTCCCAGACTCCGTCGCCCAGTAATACATACCCTAATCAAGTGAGTTCGCCCAATCCGCAGGTACAACAGCAGCAGCACCAGCACCAGCAGCCACAACAGCAATATAGAAGCATGCAGCAGCTGCATGTGCAGCCCTATATGCAGGTGCAGCCGATGCAGGTACAGGCGCAGAGCGGGGCAAATGCCCCTCAGCCGCGTCGCTACCAAAATGGTGGCCGACGTAGCCACACTAACAACAGCAACAACGCG CATCATACGCATGCGCGCAAAAGGGAAAGTGTGTTGTTGGACAATGGAGCTGCCGGGGACGGGTGCAACCAGCACGCCCCCCCTTCCACCCTGCCGCCCACCAAAGATGAGCAGGAACTTTGCTTGTCTCTGAAGAATTTAAATGTGCAATAA
- the LOC111056271 gene encoding E1A-binding protein p400 isoform X3, whose amino-acid sequence MSSYMPPKQQRNNKAFPQRVFEATASPPPMPTQIYMSNNGIPYHFKNGTAFFQAPQMQAAPMPVAPEMYPGAAYMPAQAPQAYAPLMYPNQPVYINQYPHHYQPLPMQNPIMYSQQIASLNNGTESQSPISMSPHGTPQYFVPPPAAGEYYMPPVPAGQYPPYGPPPVMVATIPEQPALQYCTDAPTPAPAAVDQPSTYAPAEVSPEQIVEEDAAPQEHQEQQATDAPAETPVVSLRNLEKVEDGGPTNHRSGYRNTNRRGGYRGGGPRHQLANTVPKYPFANNNSPMTCNKNNINETPRGGFRGGRGAYHRFSQNGGRRANTRSQTPSPSNTYPNQVSSPNPQVQQQQHQHQQPQQQYRSMQQLHVQPYMQVQPMQVQAQSGANAPQPRRYQNGGRRSHTNNSNNAHHTHARKRESVLLDNGAAGDGCNQHAPPSTLPPTKDEQELCLSLKNLNVQ is encoded by the exons ATGTCTTCATACATGCCACCGAAACAGCAGCGCAACAACAAG GCGTTCCCACAAAGAGTTTTTGAGGCAACTGCGTCGCCGCCCCCCATGCCGACGCAGATTTATATGTCCAATAATGGTATCCCATATCATTTCAAAAATGGGACAGCATTTTTCCAGGCTCCCCAAATGCAGGCAGCACCCATGCCAGTCGCACCCGAAATGTACCCAG gcGCAGCTTACATGCCTGCACAAGCGCCTCAGGCCTATGCACCCTTAATGTATCCAAACCAGCCGGTATACATTAATCAGTATCCCCACCATTACCAGCCTTTGCCG ATGCAGAATCCCATCATGTATTCGCAACAAATTGCTTCTTTAAACAACGGCACGGAATCCCAATCGCCGATATCCATGTCTCCACATGGCACCCCTCAATATTTTGTGCCGCCCCCGGCAGCCGGCGAGTACTACATGCCTCCAGTCCCCGCCGGCCAATATCCTCCCTATGGCCCCCCTCCTGTCATGGTGGCCACAATTCCCGAGCAGCCAGCGCTGCAATACTGCACTGATGCCCCCACCCCCGCCCCCGCCGCCGTCGATCAACCGTCCACCTATGCTCCCGCTGAG GTGTCACCTGAGCAAATTGTGGAGGAAGACGCTGCTCCTCAGGAGCACCAAGAGCAGCAGGCCACCGACGCGCCCGCCGAAACACCTGTGGTTTCGTTAAGAAACCTTGAAAAGGTTGAAGATGGTGGGCCTACGAACCACCGTAGCGGCTATCGTAACACTAATCGAAGGGGGGGCTATAGAGGTGGCGGTCCACGCCATCAACTTGCAAATACGGTACCAAAGTACCCTTTTGCAAACAATAATAGTCCTATGAcatgtaataaaaataatattaacgaAACTCCGAGGGGTGGGTTTAGGGGAGGTCGAGGTGCATACCACCGGTTTAGTCAGAACGGTGGGAGGCGGGCCAACACCCGCTCCCAGACTCCGTCGCCCAGTAATACATACCCTAATCAAGTGAGTTCGCCCAATCCGCAGGTACAACAGCAGCAGCACCAGCACCAGCAGCCACAACAGCAATATAGAAGCATGCAGCAGCTGCATGTGCAGCCCTATATGCAGGTGCAGCCGATGCAGGTACAGGCGCAGAGCGGGGCAAATGCCCCTCAGCCGCGTCGCTACCAAAATGGTGGCCGACGTAGCCACACTAACAACAGCAACAACGCG CATCATACGCATGCGCGCAAAAGGGAAAGTGTGTTGTTGGACAATGGAGCTGCCGGGGACGGGTGCAACCAGCACGCCCCCCCTTCCACCCTGCCGCCCACCAAAGATGAGCAGGAACTTTGCTTGTCTCTGAAGAATTTAAATGTGCAATAA
- the LOC111056271 gene encoding polyadenylate-binding protein, cytoplasmic and nuclear isoform X1, translating to MSSYMPPKQQRNNKCVKSISEPSSNGSSPPASVNLTNGNNMSQVVNNNNLNNNNNNAPKYGTLVPNRVFVGGISSTTTETELCQLFSKYGNVKATKIIADRAGVSKGYGFVTFETDEEAKRLQSDADNIMLKERRLNIAPAIIKQAFPQRVFEATASPPPMPTQIYMSNNGIPYHFKNGTAFFQAPQMQAAPMPVAPEMYPGAAYMPAQAPQAYAPLMYPNQPVYINQYPHHYQPLPMQNPIMYSQQIASLNNGTESQSPISMSPHGTPQYFVPPPAAGEYYMPPVPAGQYPPYGPPPVMVATIPEQPALQYCTDAPTPAPAAVDQPSTYAPAEVSPEQIVEEDAAPQEHQEQQATDAPAETPVVSLRNLEKVEDGGPTNHRSGYRNTNRRGGYRGGGPRHQLANTVPKYPFANNNSPMTCNKNNINETPRGGFRGGRGAYHRFSQNGGRRANTRSQTPSPSNTYPNQVSSPNPQVQQQQHQHQQPQQQYRSMQQLHVQPYMQVQPMQVQAQSGANAPQPRRYQNGGRRSHTNNSNNAHHTHARKRESVLLDNGAAGDGCNQHAPPSTLPPTKDEQELCLSLKNLNVQ from the exons ATGTCTTCATACATGCCACCGAAACAGCAGCGCAACAACAAG TGTGTTAAGAGCATCAGTGAGCCTTCCAGTAATGGTTCTTCACCCCCCGCCTCAGTCAATTTAACTAATGGAAATAACATGAGTCAAGTTGTCAACAATAATAatctgaataataataacaataatgcgCCGAAGTATGGTACATTAGTTCCGAATCGAGTATTTGTTGGTGGCATATCGTCCACCACGACTGAAACAGAATTGTGCCAACTATTTTCCAAGTATGGAAACGTTAAAGCCACCAAAATCATAGCTGATCGTGCGGGGGTGTCGAAAGGCTATGGTTTTGTTACTTTTGAAACTGATGAAGAAGCCAAGCGTCTGCAATCAGAT gCTGATAATATTATGCTTAAAGAAAGAAGATTGAACATTGCTCCCGCAATTATAAAACAG GCGTTCCCACAAAGAGTTTTTGAGGCAACTGCGTCGCCGCCCCCCATGCCGACGCAGATTTATATGTCCAATAATGGTATCCCATATCATTTCAAAAATGGGACAGCATTTTTCCAGGCTCCCCAAATGCAGGCAGCACCCATGCCAGTCGCACCCGAAATGTACCCAG gcGCAGCTTACATGCCTGCACAAGCGCCTCAGGCCTATGCACCCTTAATGTATCCAAACCAGCCGGTATACATTAATCAGTATCCCCACCATTACCAGCCTTTGCCG ATGCAGAATCCCATCATGTATTCGCAACAAATTGCTTCTTTAAACAACGGCACGGAATCCCAATCGCCGATATCCATGTCTCCACATGGCACCCCTCAATATTTTGTGCCGCCCCCGGCAGCCGGCGAGTACTACATGCCTCCAGTCCCCGCCGGCCAATATCCTCCCTATGGCCCCCCTCCTGTCATGGTGGCCACAATTCCCGAGCAGCCAGCGCTGCAATACTGCACTGATGCCCCCACCCCCGCCCCCGCCGCCGTCGATCAACCGTCCACCTATGCTCCCGCTGAG GTGTCACCTGAGCAAATTGTGGAGGAAGACGCTGCTCCTCAGGAGCACCAAGAGCAGCAGGCCACCGACGCGCCCGCCGAAACACCTGTGGTTTCGTTAAGAAACCTTGAAAAGGTTGAAGATGGTGGGCCTACGAACCACCGTAGCGGCTATCGTAACACTAATCGAAGGGGGGGCTATAGAGGTGGCGGTCCACGCCATCAACTTGCAAATACGGTACCAAAGTACCCTTTTGCAAACAATAATAGTCCTATGAcatgtaataaaaataatattaacgaAACTCCGAGGGGTGGGTTTAGGGGAGGTCGAGGTGCATACCACCGGTTTAGTCAGAACGGTGGGAGGCGGGCCAACACCCGCTCCCAGACTCCGTCGCCCAGTAATACATACCCTAATCAAGTGAGTTCGCCCAATCCGCAGGTACAACAGCAGCAGCACCAGCACCAGCAGCCACAACAGCAATATAGAAGCATGCAGCAGCTGCATGTGCAGCCCTATATGCAGGTGCAGCCGATGCAGGTACAGGCGCAGAGCGGGGCAAATGCCCCTCAGCCGCGTCGCTACCAAAATGGTGGCCGACGTAGCCACACTAACAACAGCAACAACGCG CATCATACGCATGCGCGCAAAAGGGAAAGTGTGTTGTTGGACAATGGAGCTGCCGGGGACGGGTGCAACCAGCACGCCCCCCCTTCCACCCTGCCGCCCACCAAAGATGAGCAGGAACTTTGCTTGTCTCTGAAGAATTTAAATGTGCAATAA